From the genome of Streptomyces sp. NBC_01317, one region includes:
- a CDS encoding FkbM family methyltransferase: MKILRKISSAARRAQPGSGRPAAAPRGTRIQDLDAANRATAAEAARVRPVTTTEILNTHRKAFPHHGWVEIDSGLCPPFVMFCANDEAVALDTVWNGRFGYESASLYHWSRLAAGSRTVLDVGAHVGYYAMIAALSAPKAKVHAFEPVPPIHARLAVNHRVNGVKNLVLHQKGVSDHVGFADINIRFPLVNLLSTGSSLEDFTKPVASAITSRVQLVSLDDALGDTPIDLIKIDVEGHEPSVLAGARHLLKRDRPVVILEALQSTLLDQLTEPFRDLDYTFRWISESDRRLVPIAEGRPGKSRNLIFAPREKEYA, from the coding sequence GTGAAGATCCTCCGCAAGATCTCGTCAGCCGCACGCCGGGCGCAGCCGGGCTCCGGCCGGCCGGCCGCCGCCCCGCGCGGCACCCGGATCCAAGACCTCGACGCGGCGAACCGGGCGACCGCGGCGGAGGCCGCGCGCGTCCGGCCGGTCACGACCACCGAGATCCTCAACACCCACCGCAAGGCCTTCCCCCACCACGGGTGGGTGGAGATCGACTCGGGCCTCTGTCCGCCGTTCGTCATGTTCTGCGCGAACGACGAGGCCGTCGCCCTCGACACCGTGTGGAACGGCCGCTTCGGCTACGAGTCGGCGAGCCTCTACCACTGGAGCCGTCTCGCCGCCGGCAGCCGTACGGTCCTCGACGTCGGCGCGCACGTCGGCTACTACGCGATGATCGCGGCCCTCTCCGCCCCCAAGGCCAAGGTGCACGCCTTTGAGCCGGTCCCGCCCATCCACGCCAGGCTGGCCGTCAACCACCGGGTGAACGGCGTCAAGAACCTGGTGCTGCACCAGAAGGGCGTCTCCGACCACGTGGGGTTCGCGGACATCAACATCCGCTTCCCGCTGGTGAACCTGCTCTCCACCGGCTCCTCCCTGGAGGACTTCACCAAGCCCGTGGCCAGCGCGATCACCAGCCGGGTGCAGCTGGTCTCCCTGGACGACGCCCTGGGGGACACCCCGATCGACCTGATCAAGATCGATGTCGAGGGCCACGAGCCGAGTGTCCTCGCCGGGGCCCGGCACCTCCTCAAGCGCGACCGGCCCGTCGTCATCCTCGAAGCGCTCCAGTCGACGCTGCTCGACCAGCTCACCGAGCCCTTCCGGGACCTCGACTACACCTTCCGCTGGATCTCGGAGTCCGACCGCCGGCTCGTGCCGATCGCCGAGGGACGCCCGGGCAAGAGCCGCAACCTGATCTTCGCGCCCCGGGAGAAGGAGTACGCCTGA
- a CDS encoding aromatic amino acid ammonia-lyase encodes MSSHPPYPVAAAVVVLDGQSLPVADVVRLADGAARPVPGTDAMKRVERTWDVARELAASGRVYGRSTGVGANRTEAVPTEAAADHGLRLLRSHAGAIGGTLPAREVRAMLAVRANQLLAGGAGLRPTVVTALCEALETGAYPVVNEFGSVGTGDIAALAQLGLALAGEHPWRGGRPPEAQPLDNNDALALISSNALTLGQAALALDELRRLVTATELVAALSLLAVDGSYETFAEPVHAARPHAGSYAVAADMRRMLGAPDRPAPPLGRIQDPYGFRCVPQIHGPARDAADALESALAVEINAAAENPLIVPGTESEPAPAAYHHGGFYLAQLALALDHFRLSLVQTARLSTSRLAALNEPAFTRLRPFLADAEPASSGVMILEYAAGAALGDLRAYSAPASLGHTVLSRGVEEQASFASLAARQTLRAAGAYRLVVGCELVAAVRALRQRGLRPEAGLLVGRAFELAESVLQESFADRPLTDDVTGAAALLDRFTDLAADAGGRTARATPRTTAVPANAVPTSVQPPVPPPVGPPDPDPRRGIA; translated from the coding sequence ATGTCGTCCCACCCGCCGTACCCGGTGGCCGCCGCCGTGGTCGTCCTGGACGGGCAGAGCCTCCCGGTGGCCGACGTCGTGCGGCTGGCCGACGGCGCCGCCCGTCCCGTCCCCGGCACCGACGCGATGAAGCGCGTCGAGCGGACCTGGGACGTGGCGCGCGAGCTGGCCGCGTCAGGCCGGGTGTACGGGCGGTCCACCGGCGTCGGCGCCAACCGCACCGAGGCCGTGCCGACCGAGGCCGCCGCCGACCACGGGCTGCGGCTGCTGCGCAGCCACGCCGGGGCCATCGGCGGCACCCTGCCCGCCCGCGAGGTCCGCGCGATGCTGGCCGTACGGGCCAACCAGCTCCTCGCCGGCGGCGCCGGGCTGCGCCCGACCGTCGTCACCGCGCTCTGCGAGGCGCTGGAGACCGGCGCGTACCCCGTGGTCAACGAATTCGGGTCCGTCGGTACGGGCGACATCGCGGCCCTCGCCCAGCTGGGCCTCGCCCTCGCCGGTGAACACCCCTGGCGGGGCGGGCGGCCCCCCGAGGCGCAGCCCCTCGACAACAACGACGCGCTGGCGCTCATCAGCAGCAACGCGCTGACGCTCGGTCAGGCAGCCCTGGCGCTGGACGAGTTGCGGCGCCTCGTGACCGCCACCGAACTGGTCGCCGCGCTCTCGCTGCTGGCCGTCGACGGCTCGTACGAGACGTTCGCCGAACCGGTCCACGCGGCCCGCCCGCACGCCGGTTCGTACGCCGTCGCCGCCGACATGCGGCGGATGCTCGGCGCGCCCGACCGCCCCGCGCCGCCGCTCGGCCGCATCCAGGACCCGTACGGCTTCCGGTGCGTCCCGCAGATACACGGCCCGGCCAGGGACGCCGCCGACGCGCTGGAGAGCGCGCTGGCCGTCGAGATCAACGCCGCCGCCGAGAACCCGCTGATCGTCCCCGGCACGGAGAGCGAGCCGGCGCCCGCCGCGTACCACCACGGCGGCTTCTACCTCGCCCAACTGGCCCTGGCCCTGGACCACTTCCGGCTCTCGCTCGTCCAGACCGCCCGGCTGTCCACCTCCCGCCTCGCCGCCCTGAACGAGCCCGCCTTCACCCGGCTGCGGCCCTTCCTCGCCGACGCCGAGCCCGCCAGCTCCGGCGTGATGATCCTGGAGTACGCGGCGGGCGCGGCGCTGGGCGATCTGCGGGCCTACTCCGCGCCGGCCTCCCTCGGCCACACCGTCCTTTCCCGGGGCGTCGAGGAGCAGGCCAGCTTCGCCTCGCTCGCCGCCCGCCAGACGCTCCGCGCGGCCGGTGCGTACCGGCTGGTCGTCGGTTGCGAACTGGTCGCCGCCGTGCGGGCGTTGCGGCAGCGCGGACTGCGGCCCGAGGCCGGGCTGCTGGTGGGGCGGGCCTTCGAGCTGGCGGAGTCCGTACTCCAGGAGTCGTTCGCCGACCGGCCCTTGACCGATGATGTGACGGGGGCCGCCGCGCTGCTCGACCGGTTCACCGACCTGGCGGCGGACGCGGGGGGCCGTACGGCACGGGCGACGCCCCGTACAACAGCCGTACCCGCCAACGCCGTTCCGACGTCCGTCCAGCCGCCCGTCCCGCCGCCCGTCGGGCCGCCCGACCCGGACCCGAGAAGGGGGATCGCGTGA
- a CDS encoding MurR/RpiR family transcriptional regulator, producing MSDSPAARLQQLFEGHRLTPTQRRIAHSMVRRAGDVPFLSSVELAELAGVSQPSVTRFAVALGFDGYPALRKHLREVAPTEQDAGAAPYNEYQQAVLGEIENLRHLAELLADPAPVERAGRLLAASRPLPVLGLRAASSQARGFSYFAAKVHPDVRLLDEGGTMLADRIDTARSAGASALLCFALPRHPKEVVEALTYARAAGLTVVTVADSAFAPVAKHSDLLIPAAVGTGLAFDTACAPMLLGRVLLEAMCDHLPEAQTRLEEFDAGAAARGLFVE from the coding sequence GTGAGCGACAGCCCTGCCGCCCGACTCCAGCAGCTCTTCGAGGGCCACCGCCTCACCCCCACCCAGCGGCGCATCGCGCACAGCATGGTGCGCCGGGCCGGGGACGTGCCCTTCCTGTCGAGCGTCGAACTCGCCGAACTGGCCGGGGTCAGCCAGCCGTCCGTCACCCGCTTCGCCGTCGCGCTCGGCTTCGACGGCTACCCGGCGCTGCGCAAGCACCTGCGCGAGGTCGCGCCCACCGAGCAGGACGCGGGGGCGGCCCCGTACAACGAGTACCAGCAGGCCGTGCTGGGCGAGATCGAGAATCTCCGGCATCTGGCCGAGCTGCTCGCGGACCCGGCGCCGGTCGAGCGCGCCGGCCGGCTCCTCGCCGCCTCCCGCCCGCTGCCGGTGCTCGGGCTGCGGGCCGCCTCCTCGCAGGCGCGCGGCTTCTCCTACTTCGCGGCCAAGGTCCATCCGGACGTACGGCTGCTGGACGAGGGCGGCACGATGCTCGCCGACCGGATCGACACGGCGAGGAGCGCGGGCGCGAGCGCCCTGCTCTGTTTCGCGCTGCCGCGCCACCCCAAGGAGGTCGTCGAGGCACTCACGTACGCGCGCGCGGCGGGGCTGACGGTGGTGACCGTGGCCGACTCCGCGTTCGCGCCGGTCGCCAAGCACAGCGACCTGCTGATCCCGGCGGCCGTCGGCACGGGCCTCGCCTTCGACACGGCCTGCGCGCCGATGCTGCTGGGGCGGGTCCTACTGGAGGCGATGTGCGACCACCTGCCGGAGGCGCAGACGCGGCTGGAGGAGTTCGACGCGGGGGCGGCGGCGCGGGGGCTGTTCGTGGAGTAG
- a CDS encoding MFS transporter, translating into MRITPRHLGYPAAAAVFAIGMAGTTLPTPLYGLYREELGFSEFIVTVVYAVYAVGVIAVLLFAGNYSDKVGRKPVLLIAVGLSAASALCFLFEGGLGLLFVGRLLSGFSAGLFSGSATATVLELASPAHKARAGLAATAANMGGLGCGPLLAGLLAEYATHPLRLPFLVHLVLLAMAACLTLLLPESVKRQAPAGDGKAGRVRRWPPLTPQGLVVPPEVHGVFGPAALAAFAGFALLGLFSSVAPSFAAQTLHEDNLAVVGAVVFSTFLASTLGQLAMGWVGGRRALPLGSFVLVGGLALVAASLAAESLGLLVAGAVVGGLGQGLAFRAAVTSIGAAAPPAQRAGTISAFFVIAYIGISLPVIGVGALSLLLDLRTVGLIFTGCVAVLAAWVGMRTAGRGARG; encoded by the coding sequence ATGCGGATCACACCACGACACCTCGGCTACCCGGCGGCCGCGGCGGTGTTCGCCATCGGTATGGCGGGCACCACGCTGCCCACCCCGTTGTACGGGCTGTACCGCGAGGAGCTGGGCTTCTCCGAGTTCATCGTGACGGTGGTCTACGCCGTCTACGCGGTGGGCGTGATCGCGGTCCTGCTGTTCGCGGGGAACTACTCCGACAAGGTGGGCCGGAAGCCGGTCCTGCTGATCGCGGTGGGGCTGTCGGCGGCGAGCGCGCTGTGTTTCCTGTTCGAGGGCGGGCTGGGCCTGCTCTTCGTGGGCCGCCTGCTGTCGGGGTTCTCGGCCGGTCTGTTCAGCGGCTCGGCCACCGCGACCGTGCTGGAACTGGCCTCCCCCGCGCACAAGGCGCGCGCGGGCCTCGCGGCGACCGCCGCCAACATGGGCGGGCTCGGCTGCGGGCCGCTGCTGGCCGGGCTGCTGGCCGAGTACGCGACACACCCCCTGCGGCTGCCGTTCCTGGTCCACCTCGTACTGCTGGCGATGGCGGCCTGCCTGACACTGCTGCTGCCGGAGAGCGTGAAACGGCAGGCACCCGCCGGGGACGGGAAGGCGGGCCGCGTACGGCGGTGGCCCCCGCTGACCCCGCAAGGCCTGGTGGTCCCGCCCGAGGTCCACGGGGTGTTCGGCCCTGCCGCGCTCGCCGCGTTCGCCGGCTTCGCGCTGCTGGGACTGTTCAGCTCGGTCGCCCCGAGCTTCGCGGCCCAGACGCTGCACGAGGACAACCTCGCGGTGGTGGGCGCGGTGGTCTTCTCCACCTTCCTGGCCTCGACGCTGGGACAGCTCGCGATGGGCTGGGTCGGCGGACGCAGGGCGCTGCCGCTGGGCAGTTTTGTCCTGGTGGGCGGGCTGGCCCTGGTCGCGGCGTCACTGGCGGCGGAGTCGCTGGGACTACTGGTGGCGGGCGCGGTCGTCGGGGGCCTGGGCCAGGGCCTGGCCTTCCGGGCCGCCGTCACCTCCATCGGCGCGGCGGCACCACCGGCCCAGCGCGCGGGCACGATCTCGGCGTTCTTCGTCATCGCCTACATCGGCATCTCGCTGCCGGTGATCGGCGTCGGCGCACTCTCGCTCCTGCTGGACCTGCGGACCGTGGGCCTGATCTTCACGGGGTGCGTGGCGGTGCTGGCGGCGTGGGTGGGGATGCGCACGGCGGGGCGCGGTGCGAGGGGGTAG
- a CDS encoding alpha/beta hydrolase — translation MATYILLPGAGTDTWYWHLLEAELRGRGQDVVAVDLPCDDDTAGLAEYTDTAVGAIGDRTDLIVVAHSFGGFTAPLVCDRVPVDLLVLLQAQIPAPGESPGEWWGNTGYEQARREQDERDGRDPDDNIALFHHNTPPGLAAQAQEHARPQSATPFMKPWPLAAWPDVPTRFLLPRDDRFFPAAYMRGIVRERLGITPDEMPGDHCPMLGHPRELADRLEAYRTEA, via the coding sequence ATGGCCACGTACATACTGCTTCCCGGCGCCGGAACCGACACGTGGTACTGGCACCTGCTGGAGGCCGAGCTGCGCGGGCGGGGCCAGGACGTGGTGGCGGTGGACCTGCCGTGCGACGACGACACGGCCGGGCTGGCCGAGTACACCGACACGGCGGTCGGCGCCATCGGTGACCGTACGGATCTGATCGTGGTGGCCCACTCCTTCGGCGGGTTCACCGCCCCGCTGGTGTGCGACCGCGTGCCGGTCGACCTGTTGGTGCTGCTCCAGGCGCAGATCCCGGCGCCGGGTGAGAGCCCGGGCGAGTGGTGGGGCAACACGGGTTACGAGCAGGCCCGGCGCGAGCAGGATGAACGGGACGGCAGGGATCCTGACGACAACATCGCCCTGTTCCACCACAACACCCCGCCGGGGCTGGCCGCGCAGGCCCAGGAACACGCGCGTCCCCAGTCGGCCACCCCCTTCATGAAGCCCTGGCCGCTGGCCGCGTGGCCGGACGTGCCGACGAGGTTCCTGCTGCCCCGGGACGACCGCTTCTTCCCCGCCGCGTACATGCGGGGGATCGTGCGGGAGCGGCTCGGCATCACTCCCGACGAGATGCCCGGCGACCACTGCCCGATGCTCGGCCACCCCCGGGAACTGGCCGACCGGCTGGAGGCGTACCGCACGGAGGCGTAA
- a CDS encoding diaminopimelate decarboxylase, which yields MGLDRENDHDHDQDSDHHHGRDSDRDRDGDAPARRDRAVRAAVAQGLLTEDQPVIALLDVAGIRASAAALRTAFAEVTAPGTAVLHAFAVKATPLVPVLRLLNDEGIGAEVASPGELALARAAGVGAEHTVLDSPAKTTAELREALALGIAVNADNPQELGRLDALVPSLSPGTRSPLGLRVNPQVGGGSIGALSTATATSKFGVALRDEGSRAWVVRACLDRPWLTRLHTHTGSQGVPLELMAQGVRAAYELAEEINAAVGRQQIDTLDLGGGLPVNFASDEETPTYATYARLLRDTVPGLFDGRYGLVTEFGRSLLAKHGTVLARVEYAKSAGGRPIAVTHAGAQLATRTVYDPASWPLRLAAYDAEGRPSTAQVVAQDVAGPACFAGDLLAENRALPLLGQGDLVAALDTGAYYFTNHYAYNSLARPGIYGFVRSSGGGSGIDGDDGIDGVRFATVRTPQTVEEIVAESGGPHADALRADASHTDRDTPPRSL from the coding sequence ATGGGCCTGGACCGCGAGAACGACCACGACCACGATCAGGACAGCGACCACCACCACGGCCGGGACAGCGATCGGGACCGGGACGGTGACGCGCCCGCCCGGCGCGACCGTGCCGTGCGGGCCGCCGTCGCACAAGGGCTGCTCACCGAGGACCAGCCCGTGATCGCCCTGCTCGACGTGGCCGGCATCCGCGCCTCCGCCGCCGCGCTCCGTACCGCGTTCGCCGAGGTCACCGCCCCGGGCACCGCCGTCCTGCACGCCTTCGCCGTGAAGGCCACCCCGCTGGTGCCGGTCCTGCGGCTGCTGAACGACGAGGGCATCGGCGCCGAGGTCGCGAGCCCCGGCGAGCTGGCGCTGGCCAGGGCCGCGGGCGTAGGGGCCGAGCACACCGTCCTCGACTCCCCCGCCAAGACCACCGCCGAGCTGCGCGAGGCCCTCGCCCTCGGCATCGCGGTCAACGCCGACAACCCGCAGGAGCTGGGCCGCCTCGACGCGCTCGTCCCCTCGCTCTCCCCGGGTACCCGCTCCCCCCTCGGCCTGCGCGTCAACCCCCAGGTCGGCGGCGGTTCCATCGGCGCGCTGTCCACCGCCACCGCGACGTCCAAGTTCGGTGTCGCGCTCCGCGACGAGGGGTCCCGCGCCTGGGTCGTCCGCGCCTGCCTCGACCGCCCCTGGCTCACCCGGCTGCACACCCACACCGGCTCGCAGGGCGTCCCGCTGGAGCTGATGGCACAGGGTGTGCGGGCGGCGTACGAACTGGCCGAGGAGATCAACGCGGCCGTCGGCCGGCAGCAGATCGACACCCTGGACCTCGGCGGCGGGCTCCCGGTCAACTTCGCCTCCGACGAGGAAACCCCGACGTACGCCACCTACGCGCGGCTGCTGCGGGACACCGTCCCCGGGCTGTTCGACGGCAGGTACGGCCTGGTCACCGAGTTCGGCCGCTCGCTGCTCGCCAAGCACGGCACGGTCCTGGCCCGCGTCGAGTACGCCAAGTCCGCGGGCGGCCGCCCGATCGCGGTCACCCACGCGGGCGCCCAGCTCGCCACCCGTACGGTCTACGACCCCGCCTCCTGGCCGTTGCGCCTCGCCGCGTACGACGCCGAGGGCCGCCCGAGCACGGCCCAGGTCGTGGCGCAGGACGTCGCGGGACCCGCCTGCTTCGCGGGCGACCTCCTCGCCGAGAACCGGGCCCTGCCGCTGCTGGGGCAGGGGGACCTGGTGGCCGCGCTCGACACCGGCGCGTACTACTTCACGAACCACTACGCGTACAACAGCCTGGCCCGGCCGGGGATCTACGGTTTTGTACGGTCCTCCGGCGGCGGCAGCGGCATCGACGGCGACGACGGCATCGACGGGGTGCGCTTCGCTACCGTACGGACTCCCCAGACGGTCGAGGAGATCGTCGCCGAGTCGGGCGGACCGCACGCGGACGCACTGCGCGCGGACGCATCGCACACGGATCGCGACACCCCACCAAGGAGCCTCTGA
- the hutU gene encoding urocanate hydratase, whose protein sequence is MSGPRPVRAARGTELSALGWQQEAALRMLQNNLDPEVAEHPDQLVVYGGTGKAARDWRSFDAMVRTLRTLKQDETMLVQSGRPVGVMQTHEWAPRVLLANSNLVGDWANWEEFRRLEALGLTMYGQMTAGSWIYIGTQGILQGTYETFAAVAAKKFGGTLAGTITLTAGLGGMGGAQPLAVTMNDGVVICIDCDPRAIERRIEHRYLDVKADSLAHALQLATEARDARRPLSIGLLGNAAELLPRMLAEGAPIDIVTDQTSAHDPLAYLPLGVDFDDMAAYAAEKPADFTLRARESMARHVEAMVGFMDAGAEVFDYGNSIRGEARLAGYERAFAFPGFVPAYIRPLFSEGKGPFRWAALSGEASDIHKTDKAILELFPENESLHRWIKLAGERVHFQGLPARICWLGYGERDKAGERFNDMVASGELAAPVVIGRDHLDAGSVASPYRETESMLDGSDAIADWPLLNAMVNVASGASWVSIHHGGGVGMGRSLHAGQVTVADGTKLAGEKIRRVLTNDPGMGVIRHVDAGYDIAERVAEARGVRVPMREGAPDESSAAGSSAPGSATPTTDGTPA, encoded by the coding sequence ATGTCAGGACCCCGCCCCGTACGGGCAGCGCGCGGTACGGAACTGAGCGCCCTGGGATGGCAGCAGGAGGCCGCCCTCCGCATGCTCCAGAACAACCTCGACCCCGAGGTCGCCGAACACCCCGACCAGCTCGTCGTGTACGGCGGCACGGGCAAGGCGGCCCGTGACTGGCGCTCCTTCGACGCCATGGTCCGTACGCTGCGCACGCTCAAGCAGGACGAGACGATGCTCGTCCAGTCCGGCCGCCCGGTGGGCGTGATGCAGACCCACGAGTGGGCGCCCCGGGTGCTGCTGGCCAACTCCAACCTGGTGGGGGACTGGGCGAACTGGGAGGAGTTCCGGCGCCTGGAGGCCCTCGGGCTCACCATGTACGGGCAGATGACGGCCGGTTCGTGGATCTACATCGGGACCCAGGGCATCCTCCAGGGCACGTACGAGACGTTCGCCGCCGTCGCCGCCAAGAAGTTTGGTGGCACGCTCGCCGGGACGATCACCCTCACCGCCGGTCTCGGCGGCATGGGCGGCGCCCAGCCGCTCGCCGTGACCATGAACGATGGCGTCGTCATCTGTATCGACTGCGACCCGCGCGCCATCGAGCGCCGGATCGAGCACCGCTACCTGGACGTGAAGGCCGACAGCCTCGCCCATGCCCTCCAGCTGGCGACCGAGGCCCGCGACGCGCGCCGCCCGCTCTCCATCGGGCTGCTGGGCAACGCGGCCGAACTGCTGCCCCGCATGCTCGCCGAGGGCGCCCCGATCGACATCGTCACGGACCAGACCTCCGCGCACGACCCGCTCGCCTACCTCCCGCTCGGCGTCGACTTCGACGACATGGCCGCGTACGCCGCCGAGAAGCCCGCCGACTTCACCCTGCGTGCCCGCGAGTCGATGGCCCGGCACGTCGAGGCCATGGTCGGCTTCATGGACGCGGGCGCCGAGGTCTTCGACTACGGCAACTCCATCCGGGGCGAGGCCCGACTCGCCGGGTACGAGCGGGCCTTCGCCTTCCCCGGCTTCGTACCGGCCTACATCAGGCCGCTGTTCAGCGAGGGCAAGGGCCCCTTCCGCTGGGCGGCCCTGTCCGGCGAGGCGTCCGACATCCACAAGACCGACAAAGCGATCCTCGAACTCTTCCCCGAGAACGAGTCCCTCCACCGCTGGATCAAGCTGGCCGGCGAACGTGTCCACTTCCAGGGACTCCCGGCCCGCATCTGCTGGCTCGGGTACGGCGAGCGCGACAAGGCGGGCGAGCGGTTCAACGACATGGTCGCCTCCGGCGAGCTGGCCGCGCCCGTCGTCATCGGCCGCGACCACCTGGACGCGGGCTCGGTGGCCTCGCCGTACCGCGAGACCGAGTCCATGCTCGACGGCTCCGACGCCATCGCCGACTGGCCGCTCCTCAACGCCATGGTCAACGTCGCCTCCGGCGCCTCCTGGGTCTCCATCCACCACGGCGGCGGTGTCGGCATGGGCCGCTCCCTCCACGCCGGTCAGGTCACCGTCGCCGACGGCACGAAGCTCGCGGGCGAGAAGATCCGCCGCGTCCTGACGAACGACCCGGGCATGGGCGTCATCCGCCACGTCGACGCCGGTTACGACATCGCGGAGAGGGTCGCCGAGGCGCGCGGCGTCCGCGTCCCGATGCGCGAGGGCGCCCCCGACGAGTCCTCCGCAGCCGGGTCCTCCGCACCCGGGTCCGCCACTCCTACGACGGACGGCACCCCCGCGTGA
- a CDS encoding allantoate amidohydrolase, with protein sequence MWRDLAPVGRDATSHGYRRYAWTAADTDCRAWFRAQAEIRGLAHELDRNGNQWAWLGDPLAGDAVVTGSHLDSVPDGGAFDGPLGVVSSFAALDELRRRGARLTRPLAVTNFGDEEGARFGLACVGSRLTTGQLTAEKAYELRDGDGVSLPRAMEAAGHDPATLGPDPERLARIGAFVELHVEQGRALDLSGDPVGIASAIWPHGRWRFDFHGEANHAGTTRLADRRDPMLTYAETVLAARREAELAGALATFGKISVEPNGVNAIPSLVRGWLDSRAADQATLDTVVAGIEAAAREAAERAGIDLTVVRESFTPVVEFEHALRDELARILSGAAKGPASVPVLGTGAGHDAGILSGSIPTAMLFVRNPTGVSHSPAESAAEDDCLAGVLALADVLEGLACA encoded by the coding sequence ATGTGGCGCGACCTCGCCCCCGTCGGACGTGACGCCACCAGCCACGGCTACCGCCGCTACGCCTGGACCGCCGCCGACACCGACTGCCGCGCCTGGTTCCGCGCCCAGGCCGAGATCCGCGGCCTGGCCCACGAACTCGACCGCAACGGCAACCAGTGGGCCTGGCTCGGCGACCCCCTCGCCGGGGACGCCGTCGTCACCGGCTCCCACCTCGACTCCGTCCCCGACGGCGGCGCCTTCGACGGCCCCCTCGGTGTGGTGTCCTCCTTCGCCGCCCTGGACGAACTGCGCCGCAGGGGAGCGCGCCTCACCAGGCCCCTGGCCGTCACCAACTTCGGCGACGAGGAAGGGGCCCGCTTCGGTCTGGCCTGCGTCGGCTCCCGGCTCACCACCGGACAGCTCACCGCCGAGAAGGCGTACGAGCTGCGCGACGGCGACGGCGTCTCCCTGCCCCGGGCGATGGAGGCCGCCGGACACGACCCCGCCACCCTCGGCCCGGACCCCGAACGCCTGGCCCGTATCGGCGCGTTTGTCGAACTGCACGTCGAGCAGGGCCGCGCCCTCGACCTCTCCGGCGACCCGGTCGGCATCGCCTCGGCGATCTGGCCGCACGGCCGCTGGCGGTTCGACTTCCACGGCGAGGCCAACCACGCGGGCACCACCCGCCTCGCCGACCGCCGCGACCCGATGCTGACGTACGCGGAGACCGTCCTCGCCGCCCGGCGCGAGGCCGAGCTGGCCGGAGCCCTCGCCACCTTCGGCAAGATCTCCGTCGAACCCAACGGCGTCAACGCCATCCCCTCCCTCGTCCGTGGCTGGCTGGACTCCCGCGCCGCCGACCAGGCCACCCTGGACACGGTCGTCGCCGGGATCGAGGCGGCGGCCCGCGAGGCCGCCGAACGCGCCGGGATCGATCTGACCGTCGTACGGGAGTCCTTCACCCCCGTCGTCGAGTTCGAGCACGCCCTGCGCGACGAGCTGGCCAGGATCCTTTCCGGCGCCGCGAAGGGCCCCGCCTCCGTCCCTGTCCTCGGCACCGGCGCCGGGCACGACGCGGGCATTTTGTCCGGATCCATTCCAACCGCCATGCTGTTCGTACGGAACCCGACCGGCGTATCGCACTCCCCGGCCGAATCCGCGGCCGAGGACGACTGCCTGGCGGGCGTCCTCGCCCTGGCCGACGTACTGGAAGGACTGGCGTGCGCATGA